A window from Cinclus cinclus chromosome 4, bCinCin1.1, whole genome shotgun sequence encodes these proteins:
- the LSM8 gene encoding LSM8 homolog, U6 small nuclear RNA associated isoform X1: protein MNVLENANGSISGMTKCFLNEISGTVAVITSDGRMIVGTLKGFDQTINLILDESHERVFSSSQGVEQVVLGLYIVRGDNVAVIGEIDEETDSALDLGNIRAEPLNSVVH, encoded by the exons ATGAACGTTTTAGAAAATGCTAATGGCTCTATTTCAGGTATGACTAAATGTTTCCTTAATGAAATATCAGGTACTGTTGCAGTAATTACTTCTGATGGAAGAATGATTGTG ggtaCACTCAAAGGTTTTGATCAGACCATAAACTTGATTCTGGATGAAAGCCATGAACGAGTGTTCAGTTCTTCACAAGGAGTTGAGCAAGTAGTGCTGGGCTTATACATTGTAAGAGGTGATAATGT tgcTGTGATTGGTGAAATTGATGAAGAGACAGATTCAGCTCTTGACTTGGGGAATATTCGAGCAGAACCTTTAAACTCAGTTGTGCACTAA
- the LSM8 gene encoding LSM8 homolog, U6 small nuclear RNA associated isoform X2: MTSALENYINRTVAVITSDGRMIVGTLKGFDQTINLILDESHERVFSSSQGVEQVVLGLYIVRGDNVAVIGEIDEETDSALDLGNIRAEPLNSVVH; encoded by the exons ATGACCTCCGCGCTGGAGAACTACATCAACC GTACTGTTGCAGTAATTACTTCTGATGGAAGAATGATTGTG ggtaCACTCAAAGGTTTTGATCAGACCATAAACTTGATTCTGGATGAAAGCCATGAACGAGTGTTCAGTTCTTCACAAGGAGTTGAGCAAGTAGTGCTGGGCTTATACATTGTAAGAGGTGATAATGT tgcTGTGATTGGTGAAATTGATGAAGAGACAGATTCAGCTCTTGACTTGGGGAATATTCGAGCAGAACCTTTAAACTCAGTTGTGCACTAA